A stretch of DNA from Rhizobacter sp.:
GAGGTCGGAGATGCGGCCGCCGTCGAAGAGGGGCACGCTCACGCTCAGCGTGGCACGGCCTTGCTTGCCGCTTTCTTCCTGCACGCCACCGACTTCGGTGCGCACGGTGCCCACGTTGCCGCCCAGGCTCACCTGCGGAAAGCGGGTGGCGCGGGTTTCGCTCACGTCGATGGCGGCGGCTTCGGCCAGCAGGCGGCTCGCGCCGATGGCCTGGCTGCGCTGCATGGCCTGCTCGACCATCGCGCGCAGGTTGTCGCGCGCGGTGTTGGGGTCGACACGCTCGTTGAGCGGGCTGGCATCGGTGCGGGCCTCGGCGGAGCCTTCGTCGATGCAGTTGGCATCGGCGGGCGTCACGGCCAGGAGCGCCAGCACGGCAGCAAAGGCCGGCAGCAGGTGTTGGGCGGTGGGTTTGATCAAGACGGGCTCCACGAGGGGCTGCGGACTACGGGGCAGCATTCCCCTCAGTACACCGCGGATGGGCGCGTCTCGATGGGTGGAAAGCAGGGGGATTTGGCCCCCAATTCACCCCGGATCAGCGTTCTCTGAAGGCCTCTTGCGACTTCATCATCGGCCGCAGGATGAAGCTCAGCACCGAGCGCTCGCCGGTGCGCACCTCCACCATCGCCGTCATGCCCGGCAGGATGGGCAGCGGCTTGCCGTTCTTCTCTTTCAGCGTGGAGCGGTCGGTGCGCATCGTCACGCGGTAGTAGGTGGAATCGGGCGTGCCCTTGTCGGCGTCGCCCAGCGCATCGGGGCTGATGTATTCGATCTTGCCGTGGAGGCCGCCGTAGGTGGTGTAGTCGTAGGCGGCGAGCTTGACCTCGGCCTTCTGGCCCACGCGCACAAAGCCCACGTCCTTCGGTTTAAGGCGGGCCTCCACCAGCACGCGCGAGCCGATGGGCACGATCTCCATGATGGGCGCGCCGGGCGACACCACGCCGCCGATCGTGTTCACGCGGATGTTCTTCACCAGGCCCCGCACCGGCGAGGTGAGCACGGTGCGGCGCAGCACGTCGGCGCGGCCGGCCATCTGCTCGTCGAGCAGCGAGAGTTCGGTCTGCACGCGCACAAGGTCGGTGCTGGCGTCTTGCCGGAATTTGTTGACGCGCTCGCGGGCGTTGAGCTGCAGGTCGTTGACCTGGCGGCGCAGGCGCATCACCTCCACCTCGCTCATGAGGCCCTTGGCGGCCATCGCTTCCGAGACGCCCAGCTCCTTCATCAGCAGCGCCACGTTGCGCGCGTTGGTGTTGAGGGCTTCGTCGAGCGCGAGCTTGCGGGCGTTGAAGGCGTCGGTCTCGCCGGCCACCACGCCATCGGCCTTGCGCACTTCGTCGGGAAACTTGAGCGGCCGGCCGCTCGCTTCGGCCGTGAGCCGTGCGATGGTGCCCAGGAGCGCCACGCGCTTGGCCTCACCTTCGTTCTGCTGCGACTCGAAGCGCGTGGGGTCGAGCTGCGCCAGCTCCTGCCCCTCGAAGACTTGCGTGCCTTCGCGAACGTGCAGCTCGCGCAGGATGCCGCCTTCGAGGCTGGCGATCACCTGCTCTCGGCCTTCAGGCACCACGCGGCCTTCGGCGCGCGTGACCTCGTCGACCTTGGCGAAGGTCGCCCACACGATGGCGGCGGTGACGACGGCGGCCATCAGGTAGAGCGCCCAGGTGGTGCCGGGCATGGCGTCGACCACCATCGCGGCGCGCACGTCGGCCACGTAGGCCATCTCGGCGCCTTGGGGCTCCTTGGGTTTGCGTTTCCAGAAGGCCATGTCT
This window harbors:
- a CDS encoding HlyD family type I secretion periplasmic adaptor subunit, which produces MAFWKRKPKEPQGAEMAYVADVRAAMVVDAMPGTTWALYLMAAVVTAAIVWATFAKVDEVTRAEGRVVPEGREQVIASLEGGILRELHVREGTQVFEGQELAQLDPTRFESQQNEGEAKRVALLGTIARLTAEASGRPLKFPDEVRKADGVVAGETDAFNARKLALDEALNTNARNVALLMKELGVSEAMAAKGLMSEVEVMRLRRQVNDLQLNARERVNKFRQDASTDLVRVQTELSLLDEQMAGRADVLRRTVLTSPVRGLVKNIRVNTIGGVVSPGAPIMEIVPIGSRVLVEARLKPKDVGFVRVGQKAEVKLAAYDYTTYGGLHGKIEYISPDALGDADKGTPDSTYYRVTMRTDRSTLKEKNGKPLPILPGMTAMVEVRTGERSVLSFILRPMMKSQEAFRER